Part of the Neovison vison isolate M4711 chromosome 14, ASM_NN_V1, whole genome shotgun sequence genome is shown below.
CAGGCGGCCCGCgccctctgcgtcgtcgccctcCTGCTGGCCCTGCTCGGGCTGCTGGTGGCCATCACAGGGGCCCAGTGCACCACGTGCGTGGAGGATGAAAGCGCCAAGGCTCGCATCGTGCTCACCGCGggggtcctcctcctcctctccggCATCCTGGTGCTCATCCCCGTCTGCTGGACCGCACACGCAGTCATCCAGGACTTCTACAACCCGCTGGTGGCTGAGGCCCTCAAGCGGGAGCTTGGGGCCTCCCTCTACCTGGGCTGGGCCGCTgctgccctgctcatgcttggGGGGGGGCTCCTCTGCTGCACGTGCCCTCCACCCCAGATTGAGCGGCCAAGAGGACCAAGGCTGGGTTACTCCATCCCCTCCCGCTCAGGGGCGTCTGGACTGGACAAGAGGGACTATGTATGACGTGGAAAGTGTCCCTGGAAACCCGCAGCTCAGAGCCTTGACCTTGCCCCCACTGCCAACACCTCCCCTGAAGCAAAACCCCTTTCCCAGAAGCTCCAATCAGGGCTGGCTATGGAGTGGGGTCCCTCCGGGTCTTTCTCCTACCTTGCTCTCTAGGCAGAGCCAGAACTGATGGGGTATGCCCGTCTGCCCCCGCAACCTCCCCACTCTGCTCCTCCTGGTCGAACTGCTCACTTCTTTGAAATACAGCTTAGGCTGGCCATCCTCTTCCTCTGAGGCTACCCCTGGCCTAGGAATTCGGGCTTCACCCAAAGGGCAGAAGATCCTTGGCTCCAAAATAAGGAGGGGATCCCTGCCTGGGGTGGGTCCTCCCCAGCCTGGCCACCACCTGAATCCAGAGGTCCAGGCCAGGAGCACAGCCGATCGCCCCACCCTCTATGCCCACCTGCCCGTGGGGAATAAACAAGAGAATTTGTACCTTGGCTCTTCTGGTCTGTGGCTGGGTGGGGAAGACCAGGTGGCCTTCCAGTGGGCTGTCAGCCTACGGCTTGTGCAGTGGAGACCCTCCCTTCCCGGGTGAGGCACAAGGATAAGATGAGCCCCTTGtgttctcctcctcccctgccaggTTGGCACCCAGCAGTCTCCCAGCAGCAACCAaggcaaagaacaaaataagacaTGCTTTATTTAGCAAAAACTGGTGAGTGTGTTGGTGGGGGGCGTGGCAGAAGTGTGCAGGGTTGAAGGTGAGAGGATCAGGGTGGCGGGGGGTGGAGCATCCGGAGCACAGCTGAGACCTGGGAGGTGGGCAGTTCTTTGGTGTCCGTGAGGCCTGAGAGCCCCCAGGGGTTCCAGAGGCTGGACCAGTGAGGAGGGACTCCAGTACAGGCTGAGAGCCCCCGGACAGCTATGCTGGCCCACAGCTTCAGCTGGCCTCCAAGAAAGGGATGCCCAGGGTGGAGAAAGATCCAGAAACCAAAGCATCTCCTCCTTGGTGCCATCATCCAAAGGCAAGAAATACCAACAGCAGAGCCCAGGAGAGACCTGGGTTCCTTGGTTAGGTTatcaagtgaatttttaaaatacccgTCCCCACAAGAGCGGAAAAGAAGAACAATCCCCAAACTGTGTGTGGCACCGGCACCGTCTCCGTGTCTCCAGCCCAGCAGGTTGCTGAGGGAGCCTCCACTCCCCTACCAGAATTAGACGTAATTCTTAGTGGGGTACTCAGGGGCACCCTGAGAGGTGGCGTGTGCGGCTGATGCCGAGTAGCGGGCCATGTAATGGTTTGGGCCCCGGGACCCCCCAGAGGGACAGGTGCAGCACAGCAGCCCCCCGCCCAGCAACAAAAGGCCGGAGGCTGCCCAGCCCAAGTAGAGAGAGGCCCCCAGCTCCCGCTTTTGGGCGTCTGACACCAGGGGGTTGTAGAAGTCCCGGATGATGGCGTGAGCCGTCCAGCATATGGGGATCAGgatcaggacccctgagatgacAAAGATGATCCCAGAGACTAGC
Proteins encoded:
- the CLDN9 gene encoding claudin-9; amino-acid sequence: MASTGLELLGMTLAVLGWLGTLVSCALPLWKVTAFIGNSIVVAQVVWEGLWMSCVVQSTGQMQCKVYDSLLALPQDLQAARALCVVALLLALLGLLVAITGAQCTTCVEDESAKARIVLTAGVLLLLSGILVLIPVCWTAHAVIQDFYNPLVAEALKRELGASLYLGWAAAALLMLGGGLLCCTCPPPQIERPRGPRLGYSIPSRSGASGLDKRDYV